A region of Lycium barbarum isolate Lr01 chromosome 1, ASM1917538v2, whole genome shotgun sequence DNA encodes the following proteins:
- the LOC132631201 gene encoding transcription elongation factor 1 homolog, giving the protein MGKRKSKSKPPPKKRMDKLDTVFSCPFCSHGTSVECRIDMKNLIGEANCRICQESFSTTVTALTEPIDIYSEWIDECERVNNYEEEDVSYRS; this is encoded by the exons ATGGGGAAGAGGAAGTCAAAGTCAAAGCCACCTCCAAAGAAGAGGATGGACAAACTTGATACTGTTTTCAGCTGTCCTTTCTGTAGCCATGGCACCAGCGTGGAATGTCGCAT TGATATGAAAAACTTGATTGGCGAGGCAAATTGCAGGATCTGCCAAGAGAGCTTCAGCACCACTGTCACAG CACTAACAGAGCCCATTGATAT ATACAGTGAATGGATCGACGAGTGTGAACGAGTCAACAACTACGAAGAGGAAGATGTTTCTTATAGATCCTAA
- the LOC132631216 gene encoding OPA3-like protein: MVLPLLKLGTLALKTLSKPIAARLKKEAGLHPKFRNLIISIAQANHRMTTTMQRRIYGHATDVGIRPLNEEKAVQAAVDLLGEFFVFSVAVAALVFEVQRSARSEAKKEELRRQEMEKLRQRDEALEKEMEGLKSKIQELEQLARGKGIAGMFNFRLPHIGEGKSATPA; this comes from the exons ATGGTTCTCCCATTATTGAAGTTAGGAACACTTGCTTTGAAAACATTAAGCAAGCCAATTGCAGCTAGGCTAAAAAAAGAAGCTGGTTTGCACCCCAAATTTCGTAATTTAATTATCAGCATCGCCCAG GCGAATCACCGAATGACAACAACAATGCAAAGACGGATATATGGCCATGCAACTGATGTTGGAATACGACCTTTGAATGAAGAGAAAGCGGTTCAAGCAGCTGTTGATCTTCTGGGGGAATTTTTTGTTTTCTCG GTCGCAGTTGCTGCTCTTGTATTTGAGGTGCAGAGGAGTGCTCGCTCAGAGGCTAAGAAGGAGGAACTTCGTAGGCAAGAAATGGAG AAATTGAGGCAACGAGATGAAGCATTGGAAAAGGAGATGGAGGGCCTTAAAAGCAAAATTCAAGAGCTGGAACAGCTAGCTAGGGGAAAGGGAATTGCTGGTATGTTCAATTTCAGACTTCCTCATATTGGAGAAGGCAAGTCAGCGACACCAGCATGA
- the LOC132631208 gene encoding transcription factor VOZ1: MRKVSKRGACKSASHQLFKDRAKNRVDDLQGVLTNLQSARKESRTFDVGLLEEQVHQMLREWKSELNEPSPASSFQGGSRVSSSADIYKLLLGEEEDDATSGLAAPKPEPDAQKVSVTGFQEGYNVTQVLHEQGFQLVDQCNKGLPLMVNNAGVNNLGIATQLDYHSFDLHQEYDQQYLPGFDALNLCLEDAMPPIHISPPPSAFLGPKCALWDCPRPAMGSDWCQKSQDYCSDYHASLAPNEGYPGRPPVVRPTGIGLKDNLLFQALSAKAHGKDVGVPECEGAATAKSPWNAPELFDLKVVEGETIREWLFFDKPRRAFESGNRKQRSLPDYNGRGWHESRKQMMNEFGGLKRSYYMDPQPMKNLEWHLYEYEINKYDACALYRLELKLVDGKKSPKGKLTNVSVADLQKQMGRLTAEFPLDNKRTVKGRAKANMKNVGNIHAAPVPIVPTCEGFDYGTTDPYNYLVDDLDGYFVT, encoded by the exons ATGAGGAAGGTTTCGAAGAGGGGTGCATGTAAGTCTGCATCGCACCAGCTCTTCAAGGACAGGGCAAAGAACCGTGTTGATGATCTGCAGGGTGTGTTAACTAATCTACAATCTGCAAGGAAGGAAAGCCGAACTTTTGATGTTGGATTGCTTGAAGAGCAAGTCCACCAGATGCTGCGTGAATGGAAATCCGAGCTCAATGAACCATCCCCGGCTTCTTCTTTCCAG GGAGGAAGTCGTGTTTCATCATCAGCAGATATCTATAAACTGCTATTGGGTGAGGAAGAAGATGATGCCACCAGTGGATTAGCTGCACCTAAACCTGAGCCTGATGCTCAAAAAGTTAGTGTTACGGGTTTTCAAGAG GGTTACAATGTAACTCAGGTGCTGCACGAGCAAGGTTTCCAGTTGGTTGATCAATGCAACAAAGGCTTGCCTTTAATGGTTAATAACGCAGGAGTTAACAATCTCGGCATTGCAACACAATTGGATTATCATTCTTTCGATTTGCATCAGGAATACGATCAGCAGTACTTACCTGGTTTTGATGCTTTAAATCTTTGCCTAGAGGATGCTATGCCTCCTATTCATATTAGTCCTCCTCCCTCTGCTTTCTTGGGGCCGAAATGTGCACTTTGGGATTGTCCTCGACCTGCGATGGGGTCCGACTGGTGTCAGAAGTCTCAAGACTACTGCAGTGACTATCATGCTTCTCTTGCACCTAATGAAGGCTATCCTGGGAGACCTCCAGTTGTTCGGCCAACGGGTATTGGGTTAAAGGATAATTTGCTTTTTCAAGCTCTTAGTGCAAAGGCACATGGAAAAGACGTTGGAGTTCCCGAGTGTGAGGGTGCTGCCACGGCAAAGTCCCCCTGGAATGCACCTG AGCTCTTTGATCTTAAGGTTGTTGAAGGTGAAACTATTAGGGAGTGGCTTTTCTTTGATAAGCctcgcagagcatttgaaagtgGAAATAGGAAGCAGAGGTCATTACCAGACTATAATGGACGGGGTTGGCATGAGTCAAGGAAGCAAATGATGAATGAATTCGGGGGGCTGAAGAGATCCTACTACATGGATCCACAACCGATGAAAAATCTTGAATGGCATCTTTACGAGTATGAGATCAACAAGTATGATGCATGTGCCTTGTACAGATTGGAACTGAAACTTGTTGATGGGAAAAAAAGCCCCAAAGGGAAGTTAACCAATGTCTCAGTTGCTGATCTGCAAAAGCAAATGGGAAGACTGACTGCTGAATTTCCTTTGGACAATAAGCGAACCGTTAAGGGCAGAGCAAAGGCCAATATGAAAAATGTGGGAAACATTCATGCTGCTCCGGTTCCAATTGTTCCAACTTGTGAAGGGTTTGATTATGGGACCACCGATCCTTACAATTATCTTGTAGACGATCTGGATGGCTACTTCGTAACATAA